Proteins co-encoded in one Colletes latitarsis isolate SP2378_abdomen chromosome 2, iyColLati1, whole genome shotgun sequence genomic window:
- the Mrpl15 gene encoding mitochondrial ribosomal protein L15: MSGKHGRDLALSMLRTLPRVCLSNIRDNPGSRKPKQRGRGQHGGDKHGAGNKGSGQRQNYMRPGYETGSTPFYLRFGCEPYYKGHHLRREYPPLSLDTLQLYIDTNRIDPSKPIDLVSIVNTGLYNLNIQFKHAGVHLTDTGADLFKAKVNIEVQWASEPVIAAIEKNGGTITTAYYDTNSLFALHDVDKFFCKGVPIPRRLLPPTDCLEYYSSAATRGYLANPEEISQERLVLSQKYGYVLPKIEDDPNYVMLTQRKDPRQLFYGLEPGWVVSLKDKVILKPKDNYLKEFYSS; this comes from the exons ATGTCTGGAAAGCATGGTAGAGATTTGGCATTGTCAATGTTACGAACATTACCAAGAGTGTGTTTAAGTAATATTCGAGATAATCCTGGTTCAAGAAAACCC AAACAACGTGGTCGGGGACAACACGGTGGAGATAAGCATGGTGCTGGAAATAAAGGTTCTGGTCAGAGGCAAAATTATATGCGTCCTGGATATGAAACTGGAAGTACTCCATTTTATCTCAGATTTGGATGTGAGCCATATTATAAAGGACATCA TTTAAGAAGAGAATATCCACCATTATCTTTAGACACGCTACAATTGTATATTGATACAAATAGGATAGATCCATCTAAACCTATTGATCTTGTATCTATAGTCAACACAGGATTGTATAACTTAAACATACAATTCAAACATGCAGGTGTTCATCTGACAGATACG GGCGCTGATTTGTTTAAAGCTAAAGTAAATATAGAAGTCCAGTGGGCCAGTGAGCCTGTAATAGCAGCAATTGAAAAAAATGGTGGTACTATTACCACCGCATATTATGACACTAACTCTTTATTCGCGTTACATGATGTAGATAAATTTTTTTGCAAAG gGGTACCAATACCACGCAGACTGTTACCTCCAACAGATTGCTTAGAATATTATTCGAGCGCAGCAACAAGAGGATATTTAGCAAATCCTGAGGAGATTTCTCAGGAACGACTAGTTTTATCTCAAAAATATGGTTATGTACTTCCAAAGATTGAAGATGACCCAAATTATGTGATGCTTACCCAACGTAAAGATCCTAGACAATTATTTTATGGACTTGAACCTGGTTGGGTTGTTAGTCTTAAGGACAAAGTAATTCTTAAGCCTAAAGATAATtatcttaaagaattttactcaagttga